From a region of the Deltaproteobacteria bacterium genome:
- a CDS encoding polyprenyl synthetase family protein: MTAAPDLERIISFLREDLDQVERVMRAGMRSVAPVIPTIGEHTFGSGGKRVRPVMVLLAARLCGYRGPRAIQIAAAAEYLHSASLLHDDVVDGAETRRGRPSVNARFGSKLAILVGDFLYARTCQTLVEDGDADILAAFAESIRAMAEGEVLQLTRSFDPEMSESTYLEVIGGKTSSLLAAAAEAGAILGGVTRSERRAVREYGWLLGLAFQLVDDALDYSGSERDLGKAPLTDVAEGKLTLPLIATLKRCSTGERDAISSLLKDFALQSAAGRSPDRESVQRVAECVERHRGVESALARAQLLGSQARSQIEPFVDCEAKHAMLALADFVVGRQS, from the coding sequence TTGACAGCCGCCCCCGATCTCGAGCGCATCATCTCCTTCCTGCGCGAAGACCTCGATCAGGTCGAGCGCGTCATGCGCGCAGGCATGCGATCCGTCGCGCCGGTCATCCCCACGATCGGGGAACACACCTTCGGAAGCGGCGGCAAGCGCGTCCGGCCCGTCATGGTTCTGCTCGCGGCTCGGCTCTGCGGCTACCGTGGGCCGCGCGCGATCCAGATCGCCGCCGCGGCCGAATACCTGCACAGCGCCTCGCTGCTGCACGACGACGTGGTCGACGGCGCGGAGACCCGGCGCGGTCGACCGAGCGTCAACGCCCGGTTCGGCAGCAAGCTCGCGATCCTGGTCGGAGACTTCCTGTACGCGCGAACCTGCCAGACCCTGGTCGAGGACGGGGATGCCGACATACTCGCGGCCTTCGCAGAGAGCATCCGCGCAATGGCCGAGGGCGAGGTCCTGCAGCTCACGCGCAGCTTCGATCCGGAGATGAGCGAGTCGACCTATCTCGAGGTGATCGGCGGAAAGACCTCGAGCCTGCTCGCTGCGGCCGCCGAGGCCGGCGCGATCCTGGGCGGCGTCACGCGTTCCGAGCGACGCGCGGTTCGCGAGTACGGCTGGCTTCTCGGCCTCGCCTTCCAGCTCGTCGACGACGCGCTCGACTACTCCGGCAGCGAGAGGGACCTGGGCAAGGCGCCGCTCACCGACGTCGCGGAGGGAAAGCTCACCCTGCCGCTGATCGCGACGCTGAAGCGCTGCAGCACCGGCGAGCGCGACGCGATCTCGTCGTTGCTGAAAGACTTCGCGCTGCAGAGCGCGGCCGGGCGCAGCCCCGACCGCGAGAGCGTGCAGCGCGTCGCCGAGTGCGTCGAGCGGCACCGCGGCGTCGAGAGCGCGCTCGCCCGAGCGCAGCTTCTCGGCAGCCAGGCGCGTTCGCAGATCGAGCCGTTCGTCGATTGCGAGGCCAAGCACGCGATGCTCGCGCTCGCGGACTTCGTCGTCGGCCGGCAGAGCTAG
- a CDS encoding helix-hairpin-helix domain-containing protein encodes MRATIVRATSAFALVALLCNVAAAAGNEPAGRAGGAAIVGVVNVNSATAEELALLPGVGPAKAQAILEYRKEHGAFKRVDDLGEVKGIGDKALERIRPHVALDGKTTAQPGN; translated from the coding sequence ATGCGAGCAACGATCGTCCGGGCCACGAGCGCGTTCGCGCTGGTGGCGCTTCTGTGCAACGTGGCCGCCGCTGCGGGAAACGAGCCCGCAGGGCGTGCCGGAGGCGCCGCGATCGTCGGCGTCGTGAACGTGAACTCGGCGACCGCGGAGGAGCTCGCGCTCCTGCCCGGCGTCGGGCCGGCCAAGGCGCAGGCGATCCTCGAGTACCGCAAGGAGCACGGCGCGTTCAAGCGCGTCGACGACCTTGGGGAAGTGAAGGGGATCGGCGACAAGGCGCTCGAGCGGATCAGGCCGCACGTGGCGCTCGACGGCAAGACGACCGCGCAGCCCGGTAACTGA
- a CDS encoding dihydrodipicolinate synthase family protein, with protein sequence MRTLEDYRPRSGLSIPCITCLDAGGEPIDADQRRLVRYLIQEGRGADVIFVMGTTGEWNRLDQTRRHRVIRVVVEETRKHEARLAQAGHQPVEAWVGLTAPTREETLETLELALDLGAHAGVIAPLAIRDVDDPVRFVTRDIADLLDARDHRLPIFLYDNADISAGDVAHLRTKWVKQLSRLDFVRGIKVSAPARKLGHYTKAARQFRDLGAFGIYVGEAMHILEMMRPRTGLLAVLREHWNRFLLHDLLPAGVVSGPANLFPREWRRAWQVASAGDVERMDELAALFRAFSASYRFASGKRSLAALKRGLLRRGVLSSDAVARGTAAFAADEAARFDDALERLCQGFSKALPARWCSDPECAEEP encoded by the coding sequence GTGCGCACGCTCGAGGACTACCGGCCGCGCAGCGGTCTCTCGATCCCCTGCATCACCTGCCTCGACGCGGGCGGCGAGCCGATCGACGCCGATCAGCGTCGCCTGGTGCGCTACCTGATCCAGGAGGGCCGCGGCGCCGACGTGATCTTCGTGATGGGCACGACCGGCGAGTGGAACCGCCTGGACCAGACGCGCCGCCACCGCGTGATCCGTGTCGTGGTCGAAGAGACGCGCAAGCACGAGGCGCGGCTCGCGCAGGCCGGGCACCAGCCGGTGGAAGCCTGGGTCGGTCTGACCGCACCGACGCGCGAGGAGACGCTCGAGACGCTCGAGCTCGCGCTCGATCTCGGGGCGCACGCCGGCGTGATCGCTCCGCTGGCGATCCGCGACGTCGACGATCCGGTGCGCTTCGTCACGCGCGACATCGCCGACCTGCTCGACGCGCGCGACCACCGGCTCCCGATCTTCCTGTACGACAACGCGGACATCTCGGCGGGTGACGTCGCGCACCTGCGCACGAAGTGGGTGAAGCAGCTCTCGCGGCTCGACTTCGTGCGCGGGATCAAGGTCTCGGCGCCCGCGCGCAAGCTGGGCCACTACACCAAGGCCGCGCGACAGTTCCGCGACCTGGGTGCGTTCGGCATCTACGTCGGCGAAGCGATGCACATCCTCGAGATGATGCGCCCCCGCACCGGCCTGCTCGCCGTTCTGCGCGAGCATTGGAACCGCTTCCTGCTCCACGATCTGCTCCCGGCCGGGGTGGTCTCCGGGCCCGCGAACCTGTTTCCTCGCGAGTGGCGGCGTGCCTGGCAGGTGGCGAGCGCGGGCGATGTCGAGCGCATGGACGAGCTCGCCGCGCTCTTCCGCGCCTTCTCCGCCAGCTACCGCTTCGCGTCCGGCAAACGGAGCCTGGCCGCGCTGAAGCGCGGGCTGCTGCGCCGCGGGGTGCTCTCGAGCGACGCCGTCGCGCGCGGAACCGCGGCATTCGCCGCCGACGAAGCGGCGCGTTTCGACGACGCGCTGGAGCGGCTCTGCCAGGGCTTCTCGAAGGCGCTGCCCGCCCGCTGGTGCTCGGACCCCGAATGCGCGGAGGAGCCGTGA
- a CDS encoding ABC transporter permease — translation MAVIGLLATLALAADFVANDKPYYIELEGESHFPVLIDYQVWLGLRQWPAQLANQRFSKLAESADVVLWPPIPYSATVPDISGDVFEPPSSAHWLGTDGLGRDVAAGLIHGIRVSLTIGLVVVAIQASIGVLLGGIAGYYGGPADLLLSRIFEVMLGIPTFFLIITVAAVFKPSIYLIMVILGLTGWVGIARLIRSEFLRVRAMDYVAAAQSLGARDTRIMLRHILPNAIAPVLVSMSFGVASAILTESGLSFLGIGVPAHVVTWGSILAVAQSNTTAWWLAVFPGAAIFVTVTAYNLLGDGLRDALDPRRQGT, via the coding sequence ATGGCCGTGATCGGCCTGCTCGCGACGCTCGCGCTGGCCGCCGACTTCGTGGCCAACGACAAGCCGTACTACATCGAGCTCGAAGGCGAGAGCCACTTCCCGGTGCTGATCGACTACCAGGTCTGGCTCGGCCTGCGGCAGTGGCCGGCGCAGCTCGCGAATCAGCGCTTCTCCAAGCTCGCGGAATCGGCCGACGTCGTGCTCTGGCCGCCGATCCCCTACAGCGCGACGGTGCCGGACATCAGCGGCGACGTCTTCGAGCCGCCCTCCTCCGCGCACTGGCTCGGCACCGACGGCCTGGGGCGGGACGTCGCCGCCGGACTGATCCACGGCATACGCGTCTCGCTCACGATCGGTCTCGTGGTCGTCGCGATCCAGGCGTCGATCGGCGTGCTGCTCGGGGGGATCGCCGGCTATTACGGTGGACCGGCGGACCTTCTGCTCTCGCGGATCTTCGAAGTCATGCTCGGAATCCCGACCTTCTTCCTGATCATCACCGTCGCCGCGGTCTTCAAGCCCTCGATCTATCTCATCATGGTCATTCTCGGACTCACGGGCTGGGTCGGGATCGCACGGCTGATCCGCAGCGAGTTCCTGCGCGTGCGCGCGATGGACTACGTCGCGGCGGCCCAGAGTCTCGGCGCGCGAGACACTCGGATCATGCTTCGCCACATCCTGCCCAACGCGATCGCGCCCGTGCTGGTGTCGATGTCGTTCGGCGTGGCGAGCGCGATCCTGACCGAGTCGGGGCTGTCGTTCCTGGGCATCGGAGTGCCCGCGCACGTCGTCACCTGGGGCTCGATCCTGGCGGTCGCGCAGTCCAACACCACCGCCTGGTGGCTCGCCGTCTTCCCGGGCGCCGCGATCTTCGTCACGGTGACCGCCTACAACCTGCTCGGCGACGGGCTCCGCGACGCCCTCGACCCGCGCCGGCAGGGGACGTAA
- a CDS encoding iron ABC transporter permease: MVALRLRAPRGDRCARSRDAARNPACRGRADPARSCASRPDVEPGAVRSRPALAWLSLLLLACIASSLLLGSAQNPTAEIVLQIRLPRALLAAIVGAGLATAGALLQALLQNPLADPYVLGISGGAALAGVAALALGGGLWLGGSAVPLVAFAGALGASLLLYAIAAAGGRAPAHSLLLTGVVFNAFASSLIVFVTSAADLSRVASVFLWLIGAIRPVELPLIAGVAALSAIGLAIALRHAYALNLLAQGDATAAHLGVDVPQVRRNVLAASALLIGASVAVSGLIGFVGLIVPHLVRLTIGSDHRTLLPASALAGAAFLVSADTLARVVLAPIELPVGALTALVGGPLFLVLLRRELSRLPS; this comes from the coding sequence CTGGTCGCGCTACGGCTTCGTGCGCCGCGTGGAGATCGTTGCGCCAGGAGTCGCGACGCTGCCAGGAACCCGGCTTGCCGAGGGCGCGCAGATCCTGCGCGCTCGTGTGCATCCCGGCCGGACGTGGAGCCAGGCGCCGTGAGGTCCCGCCCTGCGCTCGCGTGGCTCTCGTTGCTTCTGCTGGCCTGCATCGCTTCGAGCCTGCTGCTCGGATCCGCGCAGAACCCGACGGCCGAGATCGTGCTGCAGATCCGCCTGCCGCGCGCGCTGCTCGCCGCGATCGTCGGCGCGGGCCTCGCGACTGCGGGCGCCCTGCTCCAGGCGCTGCTGCAGAATCCGCTCGCCGATCCGTACGTGCTCGGGATCTCGGGCGGCGCTGCGCTGGCCGGCGTCGCGGCGCTCGCGCTCGGCGGCGGGCTCTGGCTGGGCGGGTCCGCGGTGCCACTGGTCGCGTTTGCCGGAGCGCTCGGCGCGAGCCTGCTGCTCTACGCGATCGCGGCCGCCGGCGGGCGCGCGCCCGCGCACAGCCTGCTGCTCACGGGCGTCGTGTTCAACGCGTTCGCGTCGTCGCTGATCGTCTTCGTGACCAGCGCAGCGGACCTGTCGCGCGTCGCGAGCGTCTTCCTGTGGCTGATCGGCGCGATCCGTCCCGTCGAGCTGCCGCTGATCGCGGGCGTGGCCGCGCTCTCCGCGATCGGGCTCGCGATCGCGCTGCGCCACGCGTACGCATTGAACCTGCTCGCGCAGGGCGACGCGACCGCGGCACATCTCGGTGTCGACGTCCCGCAAGTACGCCGCAACGTGCTGGCCGCGAGCGCGCTGCTGATCGGCGCCTCGGTCGCGGTCTCCGGCCTGATCGGATTCGTCGGCCTGATCGTTCCGCATCTGGTCCGGCTCACGATCGGCTCCGACCACCGCACGCTGCTTCCGGCATCGGCGCTCGCGGGCGCGGCGTTCCTGGTCAGCGCGGACACGCTGGCGAGGGTCGTGCTCGCGCCGATCGAGCTCCCGGTCGGTGCCCTCACCGCGCTGGTCGGCGGGCCGCTCTTCCTTGTGCTCCTGCGCCGCGAGCTGTCGCGGCTCCCGTCATGA
- a CDS encoding phosphopyruvate hydratase, translated as MSRIEDVRAREILDSRGNPTVEVEVRLESGTRGRAAVPSGASTGSREALELRDGGKRYRGKGVVRAVENVRGELLRAVRGMELGGLEEQAALDEAMIRLDGSETKSRLGANAILGVSLAAAHAAANDARQGLFRWLSDGREPLLPLPMMNILNGGQHAANKVDFQEFMILPTGAPSFSECLRYGAEIFHALREVLHQAGYATGVGDEGGFAPDLDSNQEAVEMVLRGIERAGYRPGHDVHLGLDVAASEFFKNGRYELTGEGTVRTRDEMIELYRDWVARYPIVSIEDGLAEGDWDGWKALTDALGARVQLVGDDVFVTNPKILREGVARGVANAVLVKVTQIGTLTETLETVQIAEAAGYAAVISHRSGETEDVTIADLAAGRAAGQIKTGSLCRSDRVAKYNQLLRIESELGARARFAGRTALRRLR; from the coding sequence GTGAGTCGAATCGAAGACGTGCGCGCGCGGGAGATCCTCGACTCGCGCGGCAATCCGACGGTGGAAGTAGAGGTCAGGCTCGAGTCGGGCACGCGCGGACGAGCGGCGGTGCCTTCGGGCGCGTCGACCGGAAGCCGCGAGGCGCTCGAGCTTCGCGACGGCGGCAAGCGCTACCGCGGCAAGGGCGTGGTGCGGGCGGTCGAGAACGTGCGCGGCGAGCTGCTGCGCGCGGTGCGCGGGATGGAGCTCGGGGGCCTCGAAGAGCAGGCCGCCCTGGACGAGGCGATGATCCGCCTCGACGGAAGCGAGACCAAGTCCCGGCTCGGCGCGAACGCGATCCTGGGCGTCTCGCTGGCCGCGGCGCACGCCGCGGCGAACGACGCGCGACAGGGGCTGTTCCGCTGGCTCTCCGACGGGCGCGAGCCGCTCCTGCCCCTGCCGATGATGAACATCCTGAACGGCGGACAGCACGCCGCGAACAAGGTCGACTTCCAGGAGTTCATGATCCTGCCGACGGGCGCGCCGAGCTTCTCCGAGTGCCTGCGCTACGGAGCCGAGATCTTCCACGCGCTGCGCGAGGTCCTGCACCAGGCTGGCTACGCCACCGGGGTCGGAGACGAGGGCGGGTTCGCCCCGGACCTCGACTCGAACCAGGAAGCCGTCGAGATGGTCCTGCGCGGCATCGAGCGCGCGGGCTATCGGCCCGGCCACGACGTGCATCTCGGGCTCGACGTCGCTGCGAGCGAGTTCTTCAAGAACGGCCGCTACGAGCTCACCGGCGAGGGAACGGTTCGCACCCGCGACGAGATGATCGAGCTCTACCGGGACTGGGTCGCGCGCTACCCGATCGTGTCGATCGAAGACGGGCTCGCGGAGGGCGACTGGGACGGCTGGAAGGCGCTGACCGACGCGCTCGGCGCCCGAGTCCAGCTCGTCGGCGACGACGTCTTCGTGACCAACCCGAAGATCCTGCGCGAGGGCGTGGCGCGCGGCGTGGCCAATGCGGTGCTGGTGAAGGTGACCCAGATCGGCACGCTCACCGAGACGCTCGAGACCGTGCAGATCGCCGAGGCCGCGGGCTACGCGGCCGTGATCTCGCACCGCTCGGGCGAGACCGAGGATGTGACGATCGCCGACCTCGCCGCGGGCCGCGCCGCGGGCCAGATCAAGACCGGGTCGCTGTGCCGATCGGATCGCGTCGCGAAGTACAACCAGCTGCTGCGCATCGAGAGCGAGCTTGGCGCGCGCGCTCGCTTCGCCGGCCGCACGGCGCTGCGCCGATTGCGTTGA
- a CDS encoding SIS domain-containing protein, with amino-acid sequence MRGGAVSARAKSWDVAGTGSMVVDEIHLAKRILGADEKSLLRSDERGNVVRRLVGGVVLNHLGWARLLGLRTVIFGKQGDDPNGRLLRAGMERIGIAHRILRDGSASSFAQVYVDPSGARAIYMARGATGEYTAAEVEAQHATIVADASVVTSEVSQLPLATVRRVLELARAAGARTVVDLDVSLADAVPALGSEKELLAVLRLADVIKPSLAALDGLVAPGAARSRALELAERTGAKLIALTLGPAGSLLLAEGEAIAVPAAQVRVVDTTGAGDAFLGGLLAGLHAGLDLESAAKLGNAAGGACCEQIGAFPDAPEQARARVLELYAALGGGPLVLRPLGRDANSATRALEQFLKVVPGELANVAARADLAALTAAADLILAAESAGGRVHVTGVGKPEHVARYAASLLSSTGTPASFLHGTEVTHGSVGQTRPGDVVIAISNSGGTEELLRGVAALQRFGAKLIAVTGNPDSALAREADVVLAAHVSEEGDALGFAPRASILAETLVLAALSVALQEAKGFTREDYARRHPAGALGKKSSGSGA; translated from the coding sequence ATGCGCGGAGGAGCCGTGAGCGCGCGCGCGAAGTCCTGGGACGTCGCGGGCACGGGCAGCATGGTGGTCGACGAGATCCACCTGGCCAAGCGCATCCTCGGCGCCGACGAGAAGAGCCTGCTGCGCAGCGACGAGCGCGGCAACGTCGTGCGCAGACTGGTCGGCGGCGTGGTGCTGAACCATCTGGGCTGGGCGCGATTGCTGGGGCTGCGCACGGTCATCTTCGGCAAACAAGGCGACGATCCGAACGGTCGCCTCCTGCGTGCGGGAATGGAGCGGATCGGAATCGCGCATCGCATCCTGCGCGACGGCAGCGCGTCGTCGTTCGCGCAGGTCTACGTCGATCCGAGCGGCGCGCGCGCGATCTACATGGCGCGCGGGGCGACCGGTGAGTACACCGCCGCCGAGGTCGAGGCGCAGCACGCGACGATCGTCGCGGATGCGAGCGTGGTCACGAGTGAAGTCTCGCAGCTTCCGCTCGCGACGGTGCGAAGGGTGCTCGAGCTGGCGCGTGCGGCAGGCGCGCGGACCGTCGTCGATCTCGACGTCTCGCTCGCCGACGCGGTGCCCGCGCTCGGCAGCGAAAAGGAGCTTCTCGCGGTGCTCCGCCTCGCCGACGTGATCAAGCCGTCGCTCGCCGCGCTCGACGGGCTGGTCGCACCAGGCGCGGCTCGCTCGCGCGCGCTCGAGCTCGCCGAGCGCACGGGCGCGAAGCTGATCGCGCTCACGCTCGGCCCCGCCGGCTCGCTTCTGCTCGCCGAGGGCGAGGCGATCGCGGTGCCGGCGGCGCAGGTTCGCGTCGTCGACACCACCGGCGCGGGCGACGCCTTCCTCGGCGGTCTGCTCGCCGGGCTGCACGCGGGGCTCGATCTGGAGAGCGCGGCCAAGCTCGGGAATGCCGCCGGCGGCGCCTGCTGCGAGCAGATCGGAGCCTTCCCCGATGCGCCCGAGCAGGCGCGCGCGCGCGTCCTCGAACTCTACGCCGCGCTCGGTGGCGGCCCGCTCGTGCTGCGGCCGCTCGGCCGCGACGCGAACTCGGCGACCCGCGCGCTCGAGCAGTTCCTGAAGGTCGTCCCGGGCGAGCTCGCGAACGTGGCCGCGCGCGCCGACCTCGCGGCGCTCACCGCGGCGGCGGACCTGATCCTCGCCGCGGAGAGCGCGGGTGGCCGCGTGCACGTCACGGGTGTGGGAAAGCCGGAGCACGTCGCGCGCTACGCGGCTTCGCTGCTCTCGAGCACGGGCACGCCCGCCTCGTTCCTGCACGGCACCGAAGTGACACACGGAAGCGTCGGACAGACCCGGCCCGGCGACGTCGTGATCGCGATCTCGAACAGCGGCGGAACCGAAGAGCTGCTGCGCGGGGTCGCGGCGCTTCAGCGCTTCGGGGCGAAGCTGATCGCGGTGACCGGAAACCCGGACTCCGCGCTCGCGCGCGAGGCCGACGTCGTGCTCGCGGCGCACGTCTCGGAGGAGGGCGACGCGCTCGGCTTCGCGCCGCGCGCGAGCATCCTGGCCGAGACGCTGGTTCTGGCCGCGCTGTCGGTGGCGCTCCAGGAAGCGAAGGGATTCACCCGCGAGGACTACGCCAGGCGGCATCCAGCGGGCGCGCTCGGCAAGAA
- a CDS encoding ABC transporter permease, with the protein MLQYVARRLLLLVPTFVGITFIGFAIIHLAPGDPVELFFAGGLAAGQGGISTQKLGDVEKAKAELRRELGLDQPIPVQYVRWLGRLVRADLGTSLKDRQPVWEKIRPRLPVTITIASISLLIMYAFAIPLGIYSAVRPDTRLDRFLTAAIFMQYSVPSFWLGVLLIVYFCGGDYFNWFPPAGLRSLEYSADWPLGQRLGDLSYHLVLPIFVTTLGSYTELSRYMRSAMLENARQDFIRTARAKGVPERTVVFRHMLRNSLIAMVTIVAGVLPSMIGGSVIIEKMFSIPGIGQLGYQAVLARDYPVVLALFATSSFLTLVGILLADLALVLVDPRISFGKSNA; encoded by the coding sequence ATGCTGCAATACGTCGCCCGTCGCCTGTTGCTGCTCGTTCCGACCTTCGTCGGGATCACATTCATCGGGTTCGCGATCATCCACCTGGCGCCGGGCGATCCGGTCGAGCTCTTCTTCGCGGGCGGGCTCGCGGCCGGACAAGGCGGGATCAGCACGCAGAAGCTCGGCGACGTGGAGAAGGCCAAGGCGGAGCTGCGCCGCGAGCTCGGGCTCGATCAGCCGATCCCGGTGCAGTACGTGCGTTGGCTCGGCCGGCTCGTGCGCGCGGATCTCGGCACGAGCCTGAAGGACCGCCAGCCGGTCTGGGAGAAGATCCGGCCGCGCCTGCCCGTGACGATCACGATCGCGTCGATCTCGCTCTTGATCATGTACGCGTTCGCGATTCCGCTCGGCATCTACTCCGCGGTCCGCCCCGACACCCGTCTCGATCGGTTCCTCACGGCCGCGATCTTCATGCAGTACTCGGTGCCGAGCTTCTGGCTCGGCGTGCTGCTGATCGTCTACTTCTGCGGCGGGGACTACTTCAATTGGTTCCCGCCGGCCGGCCTGCGCTCGCTCGAGTACAGCGCGGACTGGCCGCTCGGGCAGCGCCTGGGCGACCTCTCCTACCATCTGGTGCTGCCGATCTTCGTGACCACGCTCGGCAGCTACACCGAGCTGTCGCGGTACATGCGCTCCGCGATGCTCGAGAACGCCCGCCAGGATTTCATCCGAACCGCGCGCGCGAAGGGGGTTCCGGAGCGCACGGTGGTCTTCAGGCACATGCTGCGCAACTCGCTGATCGCGATGGTGACGATCGTCGCCGGAGTCCTGCCGAGCATGATCGGCGGCTCGGTGATCATCGAGAAGATGTTCTCGATTCCCGGCATCGGACAGCTCGGCTACCAGGCCGTGCTCGCGCGCGACTATCCGGTCGTGCTCGCGCTCTTCGCGACGAGCTCGTTCCTCACGCTCGTCGGCATCCTGCTCGCGGACCTCGCGCTCGTGCTCGTCGACCCGCGCATCAGCTTCGGGAAGTCGAACGCGTGA
- a CDS encoding ABC transporter ATP-binding protein gives MSDPLLVARGVSHAFGRAQVLSDVSLALAPGRLLVVAGPNGAGKTTLLRVLAGTLRPDAGEVRLQGAALAELSRREIARRLAVVPQESHVPFPFSVREMVALGRAPFLGPLGREAPSDRERTERALAELELEGLASRAYPTLSGGEKQRVLLARALVQGVPTWLLDEPTAHMDLGHGLQCWERVRGWIEAEPGRGCLLVTHDLLLAARFADELVLLDQGRVAASGPPSQVLTPERIASVYGVEALVGRDAEGRFVVSPLRSLAGSGRGDRAENFR, from the coding sequence ATGAGCGATCCGCTTCTCGTCGCGCGCGGCGTGAGCCACGCGTTCGGGAGAGCGCAGGTGCTCTCGGACGTCTCGCTCGCGCTCGCGCCAGGGCGGCTGTTGGTGGTCGCCGGGCCCAACGGCGCGGGAAAGACGACACTCCTGCGTGTACTCGCAGGGACGCTGCGGCCGGACGCTGGCGAGGTCCGGCTCCAGGGCGCGGCGCTCGCCGAGCTGTCCCGCCGCGAAATCGCGCGACGGCTCGCGGTGGTTCCGCAGGAGAGCCACGTCCCGTTTCCCTTCAGCGTGCGCGAGATGGTCGCGCTCGGCCGCGCGCCGTTTCTCGGTCCGCTCGGCCGCGAGGCGCCGAGCGACCGGGAGCGGACCGAGCGCGCGCTCGCCGAGCTCGAGCTCGAGGGCCTGGCCAGCCGGGCGTATCCCACGCTCTCGGGCGGCGAGAAGCAGCGCGTTCTGCTCGCGCGCGCGCTGGTGCAGGGCGTGCCGACCTGGCTTCTCGACGAGCCCACGGCCCACATGGATCTCGGCCACGGGCTGCAGTGCTGGGAGCGCGTGCGCGGCTGGATCGAGGCCGAGCCGGGCCGGGGCTGCCTGCTCGTCACCCACGACCTGCTGCTCGCGGCGCGCTTCGCGGACGAGCTGGTCCTGCTCGACCAGGGCCGCGTCGCGGCCAGCGGACCGCCGTCCCAGGTGCTGACCCCGGAGCGGATCGCGAGCGTCTACGGCGTGGAGGCGCTGGTCGGACGCGATGCGGAGGGCCGCTTCGTCGTCTCGCCGCTGCGCTCGCTGGCCGGCTCCGGCCGGGGGGATCGCGCGGAGAACTTCCGATAG
- a CDS encoding 8-amino-7-oxononanoate synthase: MMRSRSGAAVNSLASGRRFGESSPRRGALSKNLMPNPLAFQGVNEITRLDAEVGVELDRLRERGLHRRLRRVEGLQAPRMRVDGRDCLMLAGSNYLDLAGDARVIAAAQRAAEEYGTAAAGSRLINGNLALHEELEGELARFTGHAAALVFSSGYMANLGVLGALCGPDDVIVSDSLNHASIIDACRLARAQTRVFAHNDPEDLARVAAGLVGFRRRVLVADGVYSMDGDRARLSELVPIARDHEMIVVLDDAHGLGCLGASGRGASEVEGVAVDLLIGNLGKALGSFGAFVACSTRVREHLVNASRSFIFTCATAPPALGAALEALRIAQSEPERRKLLFERAEQLRVGLRSAGYDTGESTTQIVPAIVGDNEAVMRLADAALERGVYAQGIRHPSVPHGTARIRFTPTCAHSAQDVARVIEVFSELRAR; this comes from the coding sequence ATGATGCGCTCGAGATCGGGGGCGGCTGTCAACTCGCTTGCATCCGGTAGGAGGTTCGGCGAGTCTAGCCCGCGGCGGGGGGCGCTGTCAAAGAATCTGATGCCAAATCCGCTTGCATTCCAGGGAGTTAACGAAATTACTCGGCTCGATGCGGAGGTCGGCGTCGAGCTCGATCGGCTGCGCGAGCGAGGCCTGCACCGGCGCCTTCGACGTGTCGAGGGGCTGCAGGCGCCGCGGATGCGCGTCGACGGTCGCGACTGCCTGATGCTCGCGGGCTCGAACTACCTCGACCTGGCCGGCGACGCGCGCGTGATCGCGGCCGCGCAGAGGGCCGCCGAGGAGTACGGCACCGCGGCGGCCGGCTCGCGCCTGATCAACGGGAACCTCGCACTGCACGAGGAGCTCGAGGGCGAGCTTGCCCGCTTCACCGGCCACGCGGCCGCGCTCGTGTTCAGCAGCGGCTACATGGCGAATCTGGGCGTGCTCGGCGCGCTCTGCGGCCCGGACGACGTGATCGTCTCCGACTCGCTGAACCACGCCAGCATCATCGACGCCTGTCGGCTCGCTCGCGCGCAGACGCGCGTCTTCGCCCACAACGATCCCGAGGACCTCGCACGCGTGGCCGCGGGACTGGTCGGATTCCGGCGCCGCGTGCTGGTAGCCGACGGCGTGTACAGCATGGACGGCGACCGCGCACGCCTGTCCGAGCTCGTGCCGATCGCGCGCGACCACGAGATGATCGTCGTGCTCGACGATGCGCACGGTCTGGGCTGTCTCGGCGCGAGCGGCCGCGGTGCGAGCGAAGTGGAGGGCGTCGCGGTCGATCTCCTGATCGGGAATCTCGGCAAGGCGCTCGGCAGCTTCGGGGCGTTCGTCGCCTGCTCGACACGGGTGAGAGAGCATCTGGTGAACGCGTCGCGCAGCTTCATCTTCACCTGTGCGACCGCGCCGCCAGCGCTCGGCGCCGCGCTCGAGGCGCTGCGCATCGCGCAGTCCGAGCCCGAGCGCCGCAAGCTGCTGTTCGAACGCGCCGAGCAGCTTCGCGTCGGTCTGCGCTCGGCCGGCTACGACACCGGCGAGAGCACCACGCAGATCGTGCCCGCGATCGTCGGCGACAACGAAGCGGTGATGCGGCTCGCCGACGCCGCGCTCGAGCGCGGCGTGTACGCGCAGGGCATCCGCCACCCGTCGGTGCCGCACGGCACGGCCCGGATCCGCTTCACGCCCACCTGCGCGCACTCCGCGCAGGACGTCGCGCGGGTGATCGAGGTCTTCTCGGAGCTTCGCGCCAGATGA